The following proteins come from a genomic window of Synechococcus sp. BIOS-E4-1:
- a CDS encoding alanine--glyoxylate aminotransferase family protein, which yields MQEKLTLMIPGPTPVPETVLKAMGRHPIGHRSSEFQAVVERTNAQLRWLHQTSSDVLVITGSGTASMEAGIINTLSRGDKVLCGDNGKFGERWVKVAKAYGLDVEVIKAEWGQPLDPDAFRSALEADTAKSIKAVILTHSETSTGVINDLETISGHVRAHGTALTIADCVTSLGAANVPMDTWGLDVVASGSQKGYMMPPGLSFVALSERAWKAYERSDLPKFYLDLGPYRKTAAKNSNPFTPAVNLYFALEAALEMMQAEGLESIISRHAKHSNATLAAMKAIGLPLFAAEGHSSPAITAVAPDGIDAEQLRKAVKERYHILLAGGQDHLKGKVFRIGHLGFVCDRDLLMAVAAIESVLQSLGLHKGSMGAGLSAASEILSQ from the coding sequence GTGCAGGAAAAGCTCACCCTGATGATCCCGGGACCCACTCCGGTGCCCGAAACAGTGCTCAAGGCCATGGGCCGTCACCCGATTGGCCATCGCAGCAGCGAATTCCAGGCCGTGGTGGAACGCACCAATGCGCAGCTGCGCTGGCTGCATCAGACCAGCAGCGATGTGCTCGTGATCACCGGTAGCGGCACTGCCTCAATGGAGGCGGGCATCATCAACACGCTCAGCCGTGGAGACAAGGTGCTCTGTGGTGATAACGGCAAGTTCGGTGAACGCTGGGTGAAAGTGGCAAAGGCCTACGGCCTGGATGTGGAAGTGATCAAAGCCGAATGGGGTCAACCCCTCGATCCAGACGCATTTCGCAGCGCACTGGAAGCCGACACTGCCAAATCGATCAAGGCTGTGATCCTCACCCACTCCGAAACCTCCACCGGAGTGATCAATGACCTTGAGACCATCAGTGGCCATGTAAGAGCCCACGGCACGGCCCTCACCATTGCTGACTGCGTCACCAGTCTTGGAGCTGCCAATGTTCCGATGGATACCTGGGGCTTGGATGTTGTTGCCTCCGGATCCCAAAAGGGCTACATGATGCCCCCCGGCCTGAGCTTCGTTGCCTTGAGCGAACGAGCCTGGAAGGCCTACGAACGTTCCGATCTGCCGAAGTTCTATCTGGACCTTGGCCCTTACAGGAAAACGGCCGCCAAAAACAGCAATCCCTTCACCCCAGCAGTGAATCTCTATTTCGCTCTGGAAGCAGCATTGGAGATGATGCAAGCCGAAGGTCTGGAATCAATTATTTCCAGGCATGCAAAGCACAGCAATGCCACCTTGGCAGCCATGAAGGCCATCGGTCTGCCGCTGTTCGCCGCAGAAGGCCACAGCAGTCCTGCCATCACCGCAGTAGCACCCGATGGCATCGATGCCGAACAGTTACGCAAGGCTGTGAAAGAGCGATATCACATTCTGCTCGCTGGTGGCCAAGACCATCTCAAAGGCAAGGTGTTCCGTATCGGACATCTTGGATTTGTCTGCGACCGGGATTTGCTGATGGCGGTGGCAGCAATCGAATCAGTTCTGCAATCGCTCGGCCTGCATAAGGGATCCATGGGTGCTGGATTAAGCGCAGCCTCGGAAATCCTGAGTCAGTGA